One genomic window of Solanum dulcamara chromosome 10, daSolDulc1.2, whole genome shotgun sequence includes the following:
- the LOC129871549 gene encoding uncharacterized protein LOC129871549 has protein sequence MATKYIIGSIAASFAVAYVCDTVISDGKLFGGTTPSTITNTDWWKETDKKFQAWPRTAGPPVVMNPISRQNYIVKS, from the exons ATGGCTACCAAGTACATCATTGGTTCTATCGCTGCATCTTTTGCCGTTGCATATGTTTGTGACACTGTTATTTCTGATGGGAAATTGTTTGGAG GTACTACTCCAAGCACCATTACCAACACCGATTGGTGGAAAGAAACAGATAAGAAATTCCAAGCATGGCCTCGCACTGCTGGTCCCCCAGTAGTCATGAACCCCATCAGCCGACAGAATTACATTGTCAAGTCTTGA
- the LOC129871498 gene encoding anthocyanidin reductase ((2S)-flavan-3-ol-forming)-like, with product MEDKNRISMVVCVTGGSGYIASFLVKKLLENGYKVHATLRNLEDKSKVGLLKSLPNAEGNLKLFQADMYRPEEYEQAIKGCEFVFHMATPFLHTEGFQYKNPVEAAVASVKNIGMACIKSGTVKRLIYTSTVLAASPLKDDGNGFKDLIDETCWTPLNVHFPFSDDFVLDYVVAKTTCEKEILNFGKDGFEVVSLGCGLVGGTTLLSNISVSMADILSVVTGDEIYYKHLKFIEEVDGKVPIVHIEDVCEAHIFSMENSDSMNGRFMCASSFVSSAEIASYYQQKYPEFHVNQKYLDDPKREVKWGSNKLMEKGFVYKYEMKKILDDNIRSARELGVLNLPPSA from the exons ATGGAAGACAAAAATAGAATTTCAATGGTGGTTTGTGTTACTGGTGGTTCAGGATACATAGCTTCATTTCTGGTGAAAAAACTTCTTGAAAATGGCTACAAAGTTCATGCCACCCTTAGGAACTTGG AGGATAAATCAAAGGTAGGCCTGTTGAAGAGCTTGCCTAATGCAGAAGGAAATTTGAAGTTATTTCAAGCTGATATGTATAGGCCAGAAGAGTATGAACAAGCAATCAAAGGTTGTGAATTTGTTTTCCATATGGCCACTCCTTTTCTACATACTGAGGGATTTCAG TACAAGAATCCAGTAGAAGCAGCAGTTGCATCAGTGAAGAATATTGGAATGGCTTGTATTAAGTCTGGTACTGTGAAGAGGCTTATATATACAAGTACTGTGCTTGCTGCTTCACCATTGAAGGATGATGGCAATGGCTTCAAGGATTTGATAGATGAAACATGTTGGACCCCTCTCAATGTCCACTTCCCTTTTAGTGATGATTTTGTTTTG GATTATGTGGTAGCAAAGACAACATGTGAGAAAGAAATCTTGAACTTTGGCAAAGATGGATTTGAGGTTGTGAGCTTAGGTTGTGGTTTGGTTGGAGGAACAACACTCTTGTCAAATATCTCAGTAAGCATGGCTGATATTTTGTCAGTGGTAACTGGTGATGAAATTTATTACAAACACCTCAAGTTCATAGAAGAGGTTGATGGCAAAGTTCCAATTGTACATATTGAAGATGTTTGTGAAGCTCACATTTTCTCAATGGAAAATAGCGATTCTATGAATGGTAGATTCATGTGTGCTAGCTCCTTTGTTTCTTCTGCAGAAATTGCAAGTTATTATCAACAAAAGTATCCAGAGTTTCATGTCAACCAAAA GTACTTGGATGATCCAAAGAGAGAAGTGAAGTGGGGATCAAATAAGCTTATGGAGAAGGGTTTTGTGTACAAAtatgaaatgaagaaaatattggATGATAATATTAGAAGTGCAAGGGAACTTGGAGTTCTCAACTTACCACCATCTGCTTAA